In the genome of Rhizobium etli 8C-3, one region contains:
- a CDS encoding LysR substrate-binding domain-containing protein → MLDLTQLRSFVAVEQMGSFTLAAERLGLGQSTVSQHVQRLETSLGRKLLARDTHKVVLTADGEALLSHARMMLSIEGQVRSLFKENSLRGRLRLGVSEDFVTSQLPAVLEDFVRSHPSVDLELTVALSGALYEMQDNGEIDLVLAKRRLGDARGRLVYREPLVWLARDPEHVLAQEPLPLIAFPPPSVTRSIALEALSRMQVPWRIVCTCGSLSGLTAAARAGMGVLVQPRSMAPSGLKEIGTAGLPLLEDVEFVLVPRKGADQALVSALSEDIVGKVRGLRSAA, encoded by the coding sequence ATGCTTGATCTTACGCAGTTGCGCAGCTTCGTTGCCGTCGAGCAGATGGGCAGTTTCACGCTCGCCGCAGAGCGTTTGGGGCTCGGTCAGTCTACCGTCAGCCAGCACGTCCAGCGGCTGGAAACGTCACTTGGGCGAAAGCTACTGGCGCGCGACACCCACAAGGTCGTGCTCACCGCAGATGGCGAGGCGCTGCTTTCGCATGCGCGCATGATGCTTTCCATCGAAGGGCAGGTTCGGTCGCTTTTCAAGGAAAACAGTCTGCGCGGCCGCCTCCGCCTCGGCGTCTCGGAAGATTTCGTGACCAGCCAGCTTCCGGCCGTGCTGGAGGATTTCGTGCGGTCGCATCCGTCGGTCGACCTCGAGTTGACGGTCGCGTTATCGGGTGCGCTTTACGAGATGCAGGACAATGGCGAGATCGATCTGGTGCTTGCCAAGCGCCGGCTCGGCGATGCCCGTGGCCGACTCGTCTATCGCGAGCCGCTGGTCTGGCTGGCGCGCGATCCGGAACATGTGCTTGCCCAGGAGCCATTGCCGTTGATCGCCTTCCCGCCGCCAAGCGTGACGCGCAGCATTGCACTGGAGGCCCTCAGCCGGATGCAGGTGCCCTGGCGGATCGTCTGTACCTGCGGCAGCCTGAGCGGGCTTACGGCCGCAGCGCGGGCCGGAATGGGAGTCCTGGTGCAGCCCCGCAGCATGGCCCCCTCGGGTTTGAAAGAAATCGGCACGGCAGGGCTGCCGCTGCTGGAGGATGTGGAATTCGTGCTGGTGCCGCGCAAGGGCGCCGATCAGGCACTGGTGTCGGCGCTTTCGGAGGACATTGTTGGAAAGGTGCGGGGTTTGCGATCGGCCGCATAA
- a CDS encoding bile acid:sodium symporter family protein yields MRRFLPDTFTILLVSTVILASLLPASGVFADYFGLATGLAIALLFFLHGARLSSDVVVAGILHWRLHLVILATTFAVFPLLGMALGLIPDWILPQPLYLGILFLCVLPSTVQSSIAFTSIAGGNVPAAICSASASNIFGMFLTPLLVGLLFSVGGHGGFSWDALEKILLQLLAPFVAGQFLQPFIGGWIRAKKKILMPVDRGSILMVVYLAFSAAVVEGLWQTFSVRDIAVVVVLDMLLLAIVLLLTMHGSRLVGFNKADEITITFCGSKKSLASGVPMASVIFAGQSVGAIVLPLMLFHQIQLMVCAVIAQKYAAAAAHRITKEEAEEAASPA; encoded by the coding sequence ATGCGCCGCTTCCTTCCCGATACCTTCACGATCCTGCTCGTCTCTACCGTCATTCTTGCCTCGCTGCTTCCGGCAAGCGGCGTGTTCGCAGATTATTTCGGCCTCGCCACCGGTCTTGCCATCGCGTTGCTCTTCTTCCTGCATGGCGCCCGGCTATCCAGCGATGTCGTCGTTGCGGGCATCCTGCACTGGCGGCTGCACCTCGTCATTCTTGCGACGACGTTCGCCGTATTCCCGCTGCTCGGCATGGCGCTCGGCCTCATACCGGATTGGATCCTGCCCCAGCCCCTTTATCTCGGCATCCTTTTCTTGTGCGTCCTGCCGTCCACGGTGCAATCCTCCATCGCCTTCACCTCGATTGCCGGCGGCAATGTGCCCGCCGCCATCTGCTCGGCCTCCGCTTCCAACATCTTCGGCATGTTCCTGACGCCGCTGCTCGTCGGCCTGCTCTTTTCCGTCGGCGGCCATGGCGGCTTTTCCTGGGATGCGCTGGAGAAGATCCTGCTGCAATTGCTTGCTCCCTTCGTGGCCGGGCAGTTCCTGCAGCCCTTTATCGGCGGCTGGATCCGCGCGAAGAAGAAAATCCTGATGCCGGTCGATCGCGGATCGATCCTGATGGTTGTCTATCTCGCCTTCAGCGCCGCAGTCGTCGAGGGACTGTGGCAGACTTTTTCGGTAAGAGACATCGCGGTCGTCGTCGTGCTCGACATGTTGCTGCTCGCGATCGTCCTGCTGCTCACGATGCATGGCAGCCGCCTTGTCGGCTTCAACAAGGCCGACGAGATTACCATCACTTTCTGCGGCTCGAAAAAGAGCCTGGCAAGTGGCGTGCCGATGGCAAGCGTCATCTTCGCCGGCCAGTCGGTCGGCGCCATCGTTCTGCCGCTGATGCTCTTCCACCAGATCCAGCTGATGGTCTGCGCGGTGATCGCGCAAAAATATGCCGCAGCGGCTGCGCATCGGATAACAAAAGAGGAAGCCGAAGAGGCTGCAAGCCCAGCCTGA
- a CDS encoding Hsp20 family protein, with protein sequence MRHVDFSPLYRSTVGFDRLFTMLDSLAQPDQGNTYPPYNIERTGENTYRVTMAVAGFDESEISIEAQAHALTVKGLKSEENAQGSEFLYRGIAKRAFERRFQLADHVEVTAASLKNGLLHIDLLRSIPEAMKPRKIAISAEPVSAPKAIEAQVSN encoded by the coding sequence ATGCGTCACGTAGACTTTTCTCCACTTTATCGTTCGACCGTCGGTTTCGACCGTCTCTTCACCATGCTCGACAGCCTGGCTCAGCCGGATCAGGGCAATACCTATCCACCCTACAACATCGAGCGCACCGGTGAGAACACCTACCGCGTCACCATGGCCGTTGCCGGTTTCGATGAAAGCGAAATCTCCATCGAGGCTCAGGCCCACGCGCTGACCGTCAAGGGCCTGAAGAGCGAAGAGAACGCGCAGGGCAGCGAGTTCCTCTATCGCGGCATCGCCAAGCGCGCCTTCGAGCGCCGCTTCCAGCTTGCCGATCACGTCGAGGTGACCGCCGCTTCGCTGAAGAACGGCCTGCTTCATATCGACCTTCTTCGCAGCATCCCCGAAGCCATGAAGCCGCGCAAGATCGCGATTTCCGCAGAGCCTGTAAGCGCGCCGAAGGCTATCGAGGCTCAGGTCTCCAACTAA
- a CDS encoding BA14K family protein: protein MKKIAVVLVSLVTALTSVPPAEAFPAINLEKPKVASNIEQIGDRDWSGWSNFARRRYIKSWRNNRGGYYGGNRGYRYNRYYGRRYHDYDNDNDAAAIIGGLALGAIVGGALAQPYYGAPSSYAYGGNGHTSWCYSRYRSYRAWDNTFQPYYGPRRQCVSPY from the coding sequence ATGAAAAAAATAGCAGTCGTTCTTGTGTCGCTCGTGACTGCCTTGACCAGCGTACCACCTGCCGAGGCGTTTCCTGCGATCAATCTGGAAAAGCCGAAAGTCGCATCGAACATAGAGCAGATTGGGGATCGCGACTGGAGCGGATGGAGCAATTTTGCCAGACGCCGGTATATCAAGAGCTGGCGCAACAATCGCGGCGGATACTATGGCGGCAATCGTGGTTATCGCTACAACAGATATTATGGTCGCCGGTACCACGATTATGACAATGACAACGACGCGGCCGCAATTATCGGCGGATTGGCGCTCGGTGCGATCGTCGGCGGCGCCCTGGCTCAGCCCTACTATGGCGCCCCGTCCTCCTATGCTTATGGCGGCAACGGTCATACGAGCTGGTGCTACAGCCGATATCGCTCCTATAGGGCCTGGGACAATACGTTCCAACCCTATTACGGGCCGCGCCGGCAGTGCGTTTCGCCCTATTGA
- the gltB gene encoding glutamate synthase large subunit: MTKTPSTGFDQFAAAHVRATANTRKSASGLPRKQGLYDPRNEHDACGVGFVAHMKGQKSHQIVKDGLFILENLTHRGAVGADPLMGDGAGILVQIPDRFFREEMAKQGVILPKAGEYGMGHIFMPRDEQQIEHFKKVIQDVITEEGQVFLGFRDVPVDNSSLSKAPDIAATEPHHVQVFIGAGEDAATNDEFERRLFTLRKVISNRIYDEFEGEESNFYPVSLSSSTVVYKGMFLAYQVGAYYKDLSDPRFESAVALVHQRFSTNTFPSWKLAHPYRMVAHNGEINTLRGNVNWMAARQASVSSPLFGEDISKLWPISYEGQSDTACFDNALEFLVRGGYSLSHAVMMLIPEAWAGNQSMAAERKAFYEYHAALMEPWDGPAAVAFTDGKQIGATLDRNGLRPARYLVTNDDRVIMASEAGVLPVPEENIVQKWRLQPGKMLLIDMEEGRIISDDEVKSQLATQHPYRSWLDRTQLILEDLKPVEPRALRRDVSLLNRQQAFGYTTEDTRLLMSPMATTGQEAIGSMGTDTPISAMSDKSKLLYTYFKQNFAQVTNPPIDPIREELVMSLVSFIGPRPNILDHTGMANAKRLEVRQPILTNGDLEKIRSIGHTEDRFDTKTLDFTYDVERGAEGMPDMLDRLCERAEAAVKGGYNIIVLSDRQIGPDRIAIPALLATAAVHHHLIRKGLRTSVGLVVETGEPREVHHFCLLAGYGAEAINPYLAFDTLLDMHAKGEFPKEVDASEIVYRYIKAVGKGILKVMSKMGISTYQSYCGAQIFDAIGLQSEFVDKYFFGTATMIEGVGLEEIARETVARHTAAFGRDPLLASTLDIGGEYAFRMRGESHAWTPDAVAALQHAVRGNAEDRYREFSEMVNTTALRMNTIRGLFRVKSAEQLGRKPVSIDEVEPAADIVRRFSTGAMSFGSISREAHTTLAIAMNKIGGKSNTGEGGEESDRYMPLRDGSMNPERSAIKQIASGRFGVTTEYLVNADVLQIKVAQGAKPGEGGQLPGHKVDATVAKTRHSTPGVGLISPPPHHDIYSIEDLAQLIYDLKNVNPASDVSVKLVSEVGVGTVAAGVAKARADHITVAGFDGGTGASPLTSLKHAGSPWEIGLAETQQTLVLNGLRSRVALQVDGGLKTGRDVIIGALLGADEFGFATAPLIAAGCIMMRKCHLNTCPVGVATQDPVLRKRFKGTPEHVINYFFFVANEVREILASLGFTRLDDVIGASELLEKDEMLAHWKAKGLDFSRIFHKVDAAKEETYWTSRQKHPIDDILDRRLIEKAEPALSAKTPVAFEADIRNVDRSAGAMLSGEVAKRYNHRGLKDDTINVTLKGTAGQSFGAFLARGVTFTLIGDGNDYVGKGLSGGKIIIRPPDNSKIVAEDSIIVGNTVLYGATEGECYFRGVAGERFAVRNSGAIAVVEGVGDHGCEYMTGGVVVVLGATGRNFAAGMSGGVAYVLDEAGDFAKRCNMAMVELEPVPEEDDMLEKLHHHGGDLMHKGRVDVSGDMTRHDEERLYQLISNHLHYTGSTRAKQILDNWVDYRPKFRKVMPVEYRRALEEMERSRMGIAAE, from the coding sequence ATGACGAAGACGCCATCCACGGGTTTTGACCAGTTTGCAGCAGCACACGTGCGCGCAACGGCCAATACGCGTAAATCCGCCTCCGGTTTGCCGCGAAAACAAGGTCTGTACGATCCGCGCAACGAACATGACGCCTGCGGCGTCGGCTTCGTCGCGCATATGAAGGGCCAGAAGTCGCACCAGATCGTCAAGGACGGCCTTTTCATTCTTGAAAACCTGACGCATCGCGGTGCCGTCGGTGCTGACCCGCTGATGGGCGATGGCGCCGGTATTCTCGTGCAGATTCCCGATCGTTTCTTCCGCGAGGAAATGGCGAAGCAGGGCGTCATCCTGCCCAAGGCCGGTGAATACGGCATGGGCCATATCTTCATGCCGCGCGACGAACAGCAGATCGAGCACTTCAAGAAGGTGATCCAGGACGTGATCACCGAGGAAGGCCAGGTCTTCCTCGGCTTCCGCGACGTACCGGTCGACAACTCGTCGCTTTCCAAGGCGCCGGATATCGCCGCCACGGAACCGCATCATGTTCAGGTCTTCATCGGTGCCGGCGAGGATGCCGCGACGAACGACGAGTTCGAGCGCCGCCTCTTCACGCTCCGCAAGGTGATCTCCAACCGCATCTATGACGAATTCGAAGGCGAGGAGAGCAACTTCTATCCGGTGTCGCTCTCGTCATCTACCGTCGTCTACAAGGGGATGTTCCTCGCCTATCAGGTCGGCGCTTACTACAAGGACTTGTCGGACCCGCGGTTCGAAAGCGCAGTTGCCCTCGTACACCAGCGGTTCTCGACCAACACCTTCCCGTCCTGGAAACTGGCCCATCCCTATCGCATGGTTGCCCACAACGGCGAAATCAACACGCTGCGCGGCAACGTCAACTGGATGGCGGCGCGTCAGGCGTCGGTGTCTTCGCCGCTCTTCGGCGAAGACATTTCCAAGCTATGGCCGATCTCCTACGAAGGTCAGTCGGACACAGCCTGCTTCGATAACGCGCTCGAATTCCTCGTGCGCGGCGGCTATTCGTTGTCGCATGCGGTGATGATGCTTATCCCGGAAGCCTGGGCCGGCAACCAGTCGATGGCCGCTGAGCGCAAGGCATTCTACGAATACCACGCTGCCTTGATGGAACCATGGGACGGACCGGCTGCCGTGGCCTTCACCGACGGCAAGCAGATCGGCGCGACGCTCGACCGAAACGGCCTGCGTCCGGCGCGCTATCTCGTCACCAATGACGATCGTGTCATCATGGCGTCGGAAGCCGGTGTGCTGCCGGTTCCGGAAGAAAACATCGTCCAGAAGTGGCGCCTGCAGCCCGGCAAGATGCTGCTGATCGATATGGAAGAAGGGCGCATCATCTCGGATGACGAAGTGAAGTCGCAGCTTGCGACCCAGCATCCCTATCGCAGCTGGCTCGACCGTACTCAGCTCATCCTGGAAGACCTGAAGCCGGTCGAACCGCGTGCGCTGCGCCGCGACGTCTCGCTGCTCAACCGCCAGCAGGCCTTCGGCTACACCACCGAAGACACAAGACTCCTGATGTCGCCGATGGCGACGACGGGTCAAGAAGCGATCGGTTCGATGGGCACGGATACGCCGATTTCTGCGATGTCCGACAAGTCGAAGCTGCTCTACACCTACTTCAAGCAGAACTTCGCCCAAGTGACAAACCCGCCGATCGATCCGATCCGCGAAGAGCTCGTCATGAGCCTGGTTTCCTTCATCGGGCCGCGGCCGAACATTCTCGACCATACCGGCATGGCAAACGCCAAGCGCCTCGAGGTGCGCCAGCCGATCCTGACCAACGGCGATCTCGAAAAGATCCGATCGATCGGTCACACGGAAGACCGTTTCGATACCAAGACGCTCGACTTCACCTATGATGTCGAGCGTGGTGCCGAAGGCATGCCGGATATGCTCGATCGTCTCTGCGAGCGTGCCGAAGCGGCAGTCAAGGGTGGCTACAACATCATCGTGCTCTCCGACCGCCAGATCGGGCCAGATCGCATCGCGATCCCGGCGCTGCTGGCCACTGCTGCCGTCCACCATCACCTGATCCGCAAGGGGCTTCGGACGTCCGTCGGTCTTGTCGTCGAAACCGGCGAGCCGCGCGAGGTGCATCACTTCTGCCTGCTCGCTGGCTATGGCGCTGAAGCGATCAATCCGTACCTTGCCTTCGACACACTGCTCGACATGCATGCCAAGGGCGAGTTTCCCAAGGAAGTGGACGCCAGTGAAATCGTCTACCGCTACATCAAGGCGGTCGGCAAGGGCATCCTCAAGGTGATGTCGAAGATGGGGATTTCGACCTATCAATCCTATTGCGGTGCGCAGATCTTCGACGCAATCGGACTGCAGTCGGAATTCGTCGACAAATATTTCTTCGGCACGGCAACGATGATCGAAGGCGTCGGCCTGGAAGAGATCGCCAGGGAAACCGTCGCTCGCCATACCGCCGCCTTCGGCCGCGATCCGTTGCTTGCAAGCACGCTCGACATCGGCGGCGAATATGCTTTTCGAATGCGTGGCGAAAGCCATGCCTGGACGCCGGACGCCGTTGCAGCCCTCCAGCATGCCGTTCGCGGCAATGCCGAGGATCGCTACCGCGAATTCTCCGAAATGGTCAACACAACGGCGCTGCGCATGAACACCATCCGCGGCCTGTTCAGGGTCAAGAGTGCCGAGCAGCTCGGCCGCAAGCCGGTATCGATCGACGAAGTCGAACCGGCAGCCGATATCGTCAGGCGCTTCTCGACGGGTGCGATGTCCTTCGGCTCGATCAGCCGCGAGGCGCACACGACGCTCGCCATCGCCATGAACAAGATCGGCGGCAAGTCGAACACCGGCGAAGGCGGCGAAGAGTCCGACCGCTACATGCCGCTGCGCGACGGCTCGATGAACCCGGAACGCTCGGCGATCAAGCAGATCGCTTCGGGACGGTTCGGGGTGACGACCGAATATCTTGTCAATGCCGACGTGCTGCAGATCAAGGTCGCGCAGGGTGCAAAGCCCGGCGAAGGTGGCCAGCTGCCGGGTCACAAGGTCGACGCGACAGTCGCCAAGACCCGCCATTCGACGCCCGGCGTCGGGCTGATTTCGCCCCCGCCGCATCATGACATCTATTCGATCGAAGATCTGGCGCAGCTGATCTACGACCTGAAGAACGTCAATCCGGCGTCCGACGTCTCGGTCAAGCTCGTCTCGGAAGTCGGCGTCGGCACAGTCGCCGCCGGTGTTGCCAAGGCGCGCGCCGACCACATCACCGTTGCCGGCTTTGACGGCGGCACGGGTGCCTCACCGCTGACTTCGCTGAAGCATGCCGGCAGCCCTTGGGAAATCGGCCTCGCCGAAACCCAGCAGACGCTGGTGCTGAACGGGCTGCGCTCGCGTGTCGCCCTGCAGGTGGACGGCGGCCTGAAGACCGGCCGCGATGTCATCATCGGCGCGCTGCTGGGCGCCGACGAATTCGGCTTCGCAACCGCGCCGCTGATTGCCGCGGGCTGCATCATGATGCGCAAGTGCCACCTCAACACCTGTCCGGTAGGGGTTGCGACGCAGGACCCGGTCCTGCGCAAGCGCTTCAAGGGCACGCCAGAGCACGTCATCAACTACTTCTTCTTCGTCGCCAACGAAGTGCGCGAAATCCTGGCCTCGCTCGGCTTCACCAGGCTCGACGACGTCATCGGCGCTTCGGAACTGCTCGAGAAGGACGAAATGCTGGCGCATTGGAAGGCCAAGGGGCTCGATTTCAGCCGCATCTTCCATAAGGTTGATGCGGCAAAGGAAGAGACTTACTGGACTTCGCGCCAGAAGCACCCGATCGACGACATCCTCGACCGCAGGCTGATCGAGAAGGCCGAGCCTGCGCTTTCGGCAAAGACCCCGGTCGCCTTCGAAGCCGATATCAGGAATGTCGACCGTTCGGCGGGCGCCATGCTCTCTGGCGAGGTTGCCAAGCGCTACAACCACCGTGGCCTCAAGGACGATACGATCAACGTCACTCTCAAGGGGACAGCCGGCCAGTCGTTCGGTGCCTTCCTCGCACGCGGCGTCACCTTCACCCTCATCGGCGACGGCAACGACTATGTCGGCAAGGGTCTTTCGGGCGGCAAGATCATCATCCGGCCCCCCGACAACTCGAAGATCGTCGCTGAAGATTCCATCATCGTCGGCAATACAGTGCTTTACGGTGCGACTGAAGGCGAGTGCTACTTCCGCGGTGTCGCTGGCGAACGCTTCGCAGTGCGCAACTCAGGCGCCATTGCCGTTGTCGAGGGCGTGGGAGACCACGGCTGCGAGTACATGACCGGCGGCGTGGTGGTCGTTCTCGGCGCAACGGGGCGCAACTTTGCGGCCGGCATGTCCGGCGGCGTCGCCTACGTTCTTGACGAGGCCGGCGATTTCGCCAAGCGCTGCAACATGGCGATGGTCGAACTCGAACCGGTTCCGGAAGAGGACGACATGCTGGAGAAGCTGCACCATCACGGTGGCGACCTCATGCACAAGGGACGCGTCGACGTCTCCGGCGACATGACGCGTCACGACGAGGAGCGCCTTTATCAGCTGATCTCCAACCATCTGCACTACACGGGTTCCACCCGCGCCAAGCAGATCCTGGACAACTGGGTCGACTACCGTCCCAAGTTCCGAAAGGTCATGCCGGTCGAATACCGTCGTGCGCTCGAGGAAATGGAGCGGAGCCGGATGGGGATCGCCGCCGAGTGA
- a CDS encoding glutamate synthase subunit beta has protein sequence MGKVTGFLEIDRQVAKYQPASDRIRHFREFTIPMSDQEVQKQAARCMDCGIPYCHGPTGCPIHNQIPDWNDLVYNNNWEAAIQNLHSTNNFPEFTGRVCPAPCEEACTLNLEDAPVAIKTVEQAIADKAYELGFIRPQPATVHTGKKVAVIGSGPAGMAAAQQLGRAGHEVHVYERESRPGGLLRYGIPDFKMEKNFIDRRVEQMKGEGVTFHCGVNVGVDLKVEQLLSDYDAVLYCGGSETPREAGIPGIELAGVHDAMPYLVQQNKRVGRENIDSVGWASDPILAGAKHVVVVGGGDTASDCVGTAFRQGAVKVTQLDIRPQPPEKEDKLAVWPFWATKMRTSSSQAEGAVREFQVATLEFIGEDGVLTGVTCCEVDERRKPVAGTEFVIKADLAFIAIGFRGPFTDSVLRELDGRLTLNTDRRGSTNVVANDRDYKTSVDKLWTAGDVRRGQSLVVWAIREGRQAARAIDEALMGSTVLPR, from the coding sequence ATGGGTAAGGTCACAGGGTTTCTGGAAATCGACCGGCAGGTAGCGAAGTATCAGCCGGCGTCGGATCGAATCCGGCATTTCCGCGAATTCACGATCCCGATGTCGGACCAGGAAGTGCAGAAACAGGCCGCGCGCTGCATGGACTGTGGCATCCCCTATTGCCATGGGCCGACCGGCTGCCCGATCCATAACCAGATTCCGGACTGGAACGACCTCGTCTACAACAACAATTGGGAAGCGGCGATCCAGAACCTGCATTCGACCAACAACTTCCCGGAGTTCACCGGTCGTGTCTGCCCGGCGCCCTGCGAGGAGGCCTGCACGCTGAACCTCGAAGATGCGCCCGTTGCGATCAAGACGGTCGAGCAGGCGATTGCCGACAAGGCTTACGAGCTCGGTTTCATCCGCCCGCAGCCGGCAACGGTCCATACCGGCAAGAAGGTCGCGGTCATCGGCTCCGGACCCGCCGGTATGGCGGCTGCCCAGCAGCTCGGCCGTGCCGGCCATGAGGTCCATGTCTACGAACGCGAAAGCCGCCCCGGCGGCCTGCTGCGCTACGGCATTCCCGACTTCAAGATGGAGAAGAACTTCATCGATCGCCGCGTCGAGCAGATGAAGGGCGAGGGCGTCACCTTCCATTGCGGCGTCAATGTCGGCGTCGACTTGAAGGTCGAGCAATTGCTGTCCGATTACGATGCCGTGCTTTACTGCGGCGGTTCCGAAACGCCGCGCGAGGCCGGCATTCCCGGTATCGAACTTGCCGGCGTCCATGACGCGATGCCCTATCTCGTGCAGCAGAACAAGCGTGTCGGCCGCGAAAACATCGACAGCGTCGGCTGGGCGTCGGATCCGATCCTGGCCGGCGCCAAGCATGTGGTCGTCGTCGGCGGCGGCGATACCGCTTCGGACTGCGTCGGCACGGCGTTCCGTCAGGGCGCTGTGAAGGTCACGCAACTCGACATTCGTCCGCAACCGCCAGAGAAGGAAGACAAGCTCGCCGTTTGGCCGTTCTGGGCAACCAAGATGCGAACCTCCTCGTCGCAGGCGGAAGGCGCCGTGCGCGAGTTCCAGGTCGCGACGCTGGAGTTCATCGGCGAAGACGGCGTGCTGACAGGCGTCACCTGCTGCGAGGTCGACGAGCGCCGCAAGCCGGTTGCCGGTACGGAATTCGTCATCAAGGCGGATCTTGCCTTTATCGCCATCGGTTTCCGCGGACCGTTCACCGACAGCGTCCTCAGGGAGCTGGACGGCAGGCTGACGCTCAACACCGATCGCCGCGGCTCGACCAATGTCGTTGCCAACGATCGCGACTACAAGACATCGGTCGACAAGCTTTGGACGGCAGGCGACGTTCGCCGCGGCCAATCCCTGGTCGTCTGGGCGATCCGCGAAGGCCGCCAGGCAGCGCGTGCGATCGATGAAGCGCTGATGGGCTCGACGGTTCTGCCGCGCTGA
- a CDS encoding threonine aldolase family protein — translation MYFASDNWAGAHQSIAQRLLEASAGFASAYGTSDLDRKVEARFCEVFERNVAVFFVATGTAANSLSLASVQRPGGVTFCHSEAHVIEDECGAPEFFSDSARLVAVAGDSGKIDPAKLSAKIASFPEDAVHHGRASAITITQATEIGTVYSLPEIGEISAIARKRSLALHMDGARFANALVALGATPAEMTWKRGVDMLSFGGTKNGCWCAEAIVFFNPDEAKEMPFIRKRAAQLFSKSRFIAAQFDAYFDNGLWLDLARHANDMADGLRAGIGASNCARLAWPTASNEVFAVITKSAARTAEKRGAAFYEWSIPAATPDLVDDNETLIRLVTSFATTKADVDGFLKCLAA, via the coding sequence ATGTATTTTGCTTCCGACAACTGGGCTGGCGCCCATCAATCGATTGCCCAACGCCTGCTCGAGGCTTCCGCGGGGTTCGCGTCCGCATACGGCACCAGCGACCTCGACAGGAAAGTCGAGGCACGCTTTTGCGAGGTCTTCGAGCGTAACGTCGCCGTCTTCTTTGTCGCGACCGGAACGGCTGCGAATTCGCTTTCGCTCGCCAGCGTCCAGCGCCCCGGCGGCGTCACCTTCTGTCATTCGGAAGCCCACGTCATCGAGGACGAATGTGGCGCACCGGAATTTTTCTCCGACTCCGCTCGCCTTGTCGCCGTTGCCGGGGACTCCGGCAAGATCGATCCAGCAAAGCTTTCGGCGAAGATTGCAAGCTTCCCCGAGGATGCTGTGCACCATGGCCGCGCCAGCGCCATCACCATCACCCAGGCAACCGAAATCGGCACGGTCTACTCGTTGCCGGAAATCGGCGAGATTTCAGCCATCGCAAGAAAGAGGAGCCTTGCCCTTCACATGGATGGAGCACGTTTTGCCAACGCGCTCGTTGCGCTCGGCGCAACGCCTGCCGAAATGACATGGAAACGCGGGGTGGACATGCTTTCCTTCGGCGGCACCAAGAACGGCTGCTGGTGCGCCGAGGCGATTGTCTTCTTCAATCCGGACGAGGCCAAAGAGATGCCATTTATCCGCAAGCGGGCGGCACAGCTCTTTTCCAAGTCGCGCTTCATCGCCGCCCAGTTCGATGCCTATTTCGACAATGGTCTCTGGCTCGACCTTGCCCGCCACGCAAACGACATGGCCGACGGCCTTCGTGCCGGCATCGGCGCTAGCAATTGCGCCAGACTCGCCTGGCCCACTGCCTCCAACGAAGTCTTCGCCGTCATCACCAAGAGCGCGGCAAGGACTGCTGAAAAAAGGGGGGCAGCGTTCTACGAGTGGTCGATTCCGGCCGCAACGCCTGACCTCGTCGACGACAACGAGACGCTGATCCGCCTCGTCACCAGCTTCGCCACGACAAAAGCCGATGTCGACGGCTTCCTGAAGTGTCTGGCGGCATAA